The nucleotide window TTTCGGGCTATCGGGTACAGGTAAAACCACTTTATCGGCAGACCCTAATCGTCAACTAATTGGCGATGACGAACACGGTTGGAGCGATTCCGGTGTGTTTAATTTTGAAGGTGGATGCTATGCAAAAGTTATCAGACTTTCTGCTGAACACGAACCACAAATTCACGATTGTACAAAACGTTTCGGTACAATTTTAGAAAATGTTGTCTATGACAATGCTACTCGCAAAATTGACCTCGATGATGATAAATTGACTGAAAATACTCGCGCTTCATATCCATTGGATTTCATTCCTAATGTGGTCGAAGAAAAAATGGCTTACTCGCATCCGAAAAATATAATATTCCTAACTTGTGATGCAACCGGTGTTTTGCCACCTATTGCTCTATTAGATATGGAACAAGCCATGTACCATTTCATAAGTGGTTACACTTCGAAAATTGCCGGAACTGAAATCGGACTTGGAATCGAGCCCGAAATCACGTTCAGTGCTTGTTTTGGAGCTCCATTTATGGTACATCATCCATTTTACTATGCTGATTTGCTACGTAAGAAAATGGAAATGCACGGCACAAAATGTTGGTTAGTCAATACCGGCTGGGTTGGTGGCAAGTTTGGTGTCGGCAAACGTATCAGCATTCGTCATACCCGAAACTTACTCAATGCAGCACTTGACGGAAAATTGGATAATGCGGAATTCAGAACTGATAAAGTTTTCGGATTCAAAGTGCCACTATCATGTCCTGAAGTGCCCGAAGACGTATTGGAACCATCAAATGCTTGGGGCAATAAAGATGAGTATTGGAACAAATACGATAGTCTTGCCGCACGTTATATAGAGAATTTCAAACTATTTGCGGAAGGTTGTCCTGATTCAGTTCGGAATGCCGGACCAACTCGGATAGATAAAAAGCAATAAAGTATTTAAAACTTAATTTAAAGGGAGCAAATGCTCCCTTTTTTTTGTGAAATACCGCAAAGCACGATTAGCACTTATTCATTGTTAGATTAACATAAAGCATAAGTGCGTCTTGCACATACATTTTGCCTCGAAATCTCCCAAAATGAAAATTATTTAATATAACAAATGCCGATTTCATTAGGATTGAATAGATTCCTTTCTTACATTTGTAAGTTAAATAAATTTGATTGGAGTCCGAGAAATTATGAAATTGAGATTTATATTACTGCTGTTTTCAATTTTATTACTCAGTAATCAAATTGTACTATCTCAAGTTCAAGGACAACAAAGGATTGATTCGCTATTGAACGAAATTACAAATTTGCGTGATGATTCGACCGGAGTAATATTATTGGCGCAATTGTCCTTCAGTTACCAAGGAATCAACCCTCAAAAAGGTGTTGACTATGGAAATATGGCATTCAACTTAGCAAGCAAAATTAAATGGGACAAAGGTATATCGGAAGCATACAATGCCATTGGTACTAACTACATGTCACTTTCGGAGAATCAAAAAGCATTAGATTATTTCGAGAAATCTATCAAAATCAATATGCGGATTCAATATAAAAGCGGTATTGCTACTAATTACAATAATATTGCCATAATGTATTCCAGAGAATATGATTATGATAAATCTCTCGAATATTATGAAAAGGCTTTGAAAATTAATCGAGAATTAGGTAAAAAGAATGCTATTGCCAGTAATCTATTTAATATTGGAAATATTTATCGAAATAAGTTGAATTATAACAAGGCAATCGAAAATTATTTTCAATCCCTAAAGGTAAATGAAGAAATTGGCAGAAAAGTCGGCGTAGCTAATAATTTAGAGAATATTGGGTTGATTTATTCTCGTCAGAATATTTTTGATAAAGCGATTGAGTACTATCTAAAAGCTCGAGATATAAATGCTGAATTAGGT belongs to Candidatus Kapaibacterium sp. and includes:
- the pckA gene encoding phosphoenolpyruvate carboxykinase (ATP): MKYLDFDTPAVKQAGELASDYKLSNHGLINLDKVFWNLPASALYEESVFRGEAHVTDGGPLVVHTGKWTARAANDKFIVSESENHDNIWWGVYNRPYSAEKFGVLFSRLQAFLEGEELFVQDCYAGADPDYKLPVRIITTHAWQSLFARNMFILPKSRDEYKKHIPEFTMIAAPKFSCDPRIDGTRSETAIVLNFAARIGLVLGSSYGGEIKKSVFTVMNYLLPLKEVMAMHCSANVGKMKDVALFFGLSGTGKTTLSADPNRQLIGDDEHGWSDSGVFNFEGGCYAKVIRLSAEHEPQIHDCTKRFGTILENVVYDNATRKIDLDDDKLTENTRASYPLDFIPNVVEEKMAYSHPKNIIFLTCDATGVLPPIALLDMEQAMYHFISGYTSKIAGTEIGLGIEPEITFSACFGAPFMVHHPFYYADLLRKKMEMHGTKCWLVNTGWVGGKFGVGKRISIRHTRNLLNAALDGKLDNAEFRTDKVFGFKVPLSCPEVPEDVLEPSNAWGNKDEYWNKYDSLAARYIENFKLFAEGCPDSVRNAGPTRIDKKQ